One stretch of Microbacterium terrae DNA includes these proteins:
- the dinB gene encoding DNA polymerase IV, translated as MRGEATVLHADLDAFYASVEQRDAPALRGRPVIVGGGVVLAASYEAKARGVRTAMGGWQARELCPDAVVVPPRMEAYTAASRDVFAIFRDTTPLVEGLSIDEAFLEVGGLRRIAGTPEQIAVRLRERVKTEVGLAISVGVARTKFLAKVASAVSKPDGLLIVEPEREEAFLLPLPVERLWGVGAVTAAKLHGLGIHTVGELAELEAATAERLLGRAAGAHLHALARLRDPRPVDTTKRRGSIGSQRALGNRPRTAEELEVILTQIVDRLARRLRDRDRVCRTVVLRLRFGDYAKATRSRSLRTATDRTAILLLVAQGLLSAALPEISERGITLIGISLSHLGHVDSVPPELPLDWDDGSQLDTVLDAVRDRFGAASVSRAAQLGRDPGLSAPLLPEHE; from the coding sequence ATGCGGGGCGAGGCGACGGTGCTGCACGCCGACCTCGACGCGTTCTACGCGTCGGTCGAGCAGCGAGACGCGCCGGCGCTGCGCGGTCGCCCGGTGATCGTCGGCGGCGGGGTCGTGCTCGCCGCCAGTTACGAGGCGAAGGCGCGGGGGGTGCGCACCGCTATGGGCGGTTGGCAGGCGCGGGAGCTGTGCCCCGACGCCGTGGTCGTGCCGCCGCGCATGGAGGCGTACACGGCTGCGAGTCGCGACGTGTTCGCGATCTTCCGCGATACGACGCCCCTCGTCGAGGGCTTGTCGATCGACGAGGCGTTCCTCGAGGTCGGCGGCTTGCGGCGCATCGCCGGCACGCCCGAGCAGATCGCGGTGCGGCTGCGGGAGCGCGTCAAGACGGAGGTCGGCCTCGCGATCTCGGTCGGTGTGGCGCGCACCAAGTTCCTCGCCAAGGTCGCGAGCGCGGTGAGCAAGCCCGACGGGCTGCTGATCGTCGAGCCCGAGCGTGAGGAGGCGTTCCTCCTGCCGCTGCCGGTCGAGCGGCTCTGGGGAGTCGGTGCGGTGACCGCGGCGAAGCTGCACGGCCTCGGCATCCACACCGTCGGCGAACTGGCCGAGCTCGAAGCGGCGACCGCCGAGAGGCTGCTGGGCAGAGCCGCAGGGGCGCACCTGCACGCCCTCGCGCGCCTCCGCGATCCGCGCCCCGTCGACACGACCAAGCGGCGCGGATCGATCGGCTCGCAGCGAGCGCTCGGCAATCGGCCGCGCACCGCGGAGGAGCTCGAGGTCATCCTCACGCAGATCGTGGATCGGCTCGCGCGACGCCTCCGCGACCGCGACCGGGTGTGCCGCACCGTCGTGCTTCGCCTGCGCTTCGGCGACTACGCCAAGGCGACGCGGTCACGGTCGCTACGGACCGCCACCGATCGCACCGCGATCCTGCTCCTGGTCGCACAGGGGCTTCTCTCCGCGGCGCTCCCCGAGATCTCCGAGCGCGGCATCACCCTCATCGGCATCTCGCTGTCGCACCTCGGCCACGTCGACAGCGTGCCGCCTGAGCTGCCGCTCGACTGGGACGACGGATCGCAGCTCGACACCGTGCTCGATGCGGTGCGCGACCGCTTCGGCGCCGCGTCGGTCTCGCGGGCGGC